One Rutidosis leptorrhynchoides isolate AG116_Rl617_1_P2 unplaced genomic scaffold, CSIRO_AGI_Rlap_v1 contig574, whole genome shotgun sequence DNA window includes the following coding sequences:
- the LOC139884598 gene encoding LOW QUALITY PROTEIN: protein MOTHER of FT and TFL1 (The sequence of the model RefSeq protein was modified relative to this genomic sequence to represent the inferred CDS: inserted 1 base in 1 codon), whose protein sequence is MASSVEPLVVGKVIGDVVDMFVPVTNMFVYFGSKHVINGCEIKPSIVVNPPKIIMSGNPHEFYTLVMTDPDAPSPSEPSMREWAHWIVVDIPXGTNPNRGKEILEYMGPRPPVGIHRYAVILFKQEGPIGEIEPPKTRAHFSTRLFAEGLRLGLPVATVFFNSQRETVRRKR, encoded by the exons ATGGCAAGCTCAGTAGAACCTTTGGTAGTAGGGAAGGTAATAGGAGATGTTGTTGACATGTTTGTCCCTGTTACTAATATGTTTGTCTATTTTGGTTCTAAACATGTCATTAATGGCTGTGAAATCAAGCCTTCAATTGTTGTTAATCCTCCCAAGATTATCATGTCTGGTAACCCTCATGAGTTCTATACATTG GTTATGACTGATCCAGATGCTCCAAGCCCTAGCGAACCGAGTATGAGGGAGTGGGCTCACTG GATTGTGGTTGACATTC GCGGCACTAATCCAAATCGAG GGAAGGAAATTCTGGAGTACATGGGACCTCGTCCACCGGTGGGAATTCACCGTTATGCCGTGATTCTGTTTAAGCAGGAAGGTCCGATAGGTGAAATAGAGCCGCCGAAAACTCGGGCCCACTTCTCCACTCGTCTCTTTGCTGAGGGCCTCCGCTTGGGTCTCCCCGTCGCAACCGTTTTCTTCAATTCCCAGAGGGAAACCGTCCGCCGCAAGCGTTGA